In Streptomyces sp. NBC_00414, a single window of DNA contains:
- the yicI gene encoding alpha-xylosidase, with translation MKFTDGYWLLREGVTAAHPVEVLDVSAGSGALEIHAPTQPIRHRGDLLKGPVVTIGAHAPMPDVIGVTFTHFEGEEPRGPQFELNKLGSDEFQAHAEYDDDSATLTAGALSVRVSRTGPWHVDFLADGRTLTGSGPKGMGIMRDAGSGGHYLREQLNLGVGTHVFGLGERFGPLVKNGQVVDMWNADGGTATEQAYKNVPFYLTDAGYGVFVDHPGRVSFEVGSEAVSRVQFSAETQQLTYYVIYGPTPKDIIRKYTALTGRPALPPAWSFGLWLSTSFTTSYDEATVSSFIDGMRERELPLSVFHFDCFWMREFNWCDFEWDPRVFPDPEGMLARLKERGLHISVWINPYIAQRSPLFAEGKALGHLLKRPDGSVWQWDLWQPGMALVDFTSPAARDWYASKLEALLAQGVDCFKTDFGERVPLDVAYADGGDPERMHNYYTYLYNRTVFDVLRKHRGEAEAVVFARSATAGSQKFPVHWGGDCEATYESMAESLRGGLSLGLSGFGYWSHDIGGFEGTPTPALFKRWLAFGLLSSHSRLHGSSSYRVPWLFDEESVDVLRLFTRLKLRLMPYLYEAARTAHAEGVPMMRAMVLEFPDDPGCAHLERQYMLGPDLLVAPVFADDGAVSYYVPEGTWTHFLTGRTVTGPRWVREKHGFSSVPLLVRPGAVIPVGAVEDRPDYPYADGVTLHAYGLVRGAQVTAVVDGVAFTVVREGDTLRASSSDPKAPWALAAGDRTARAAAGTGFLSLELDPTPELEPASENGPDRERG, from the coding sequence GTGAAGTTCACCGACGGCTACTGGCTGCTGCGCGAGGGCGTGACGGCCGCCCATCCGGTCGAGGTCCTCGACGTGAGCGCCGGATCCGGGGCCCTGGAGATCCACGCGCCGACCCAGCCCATCCGCCACCGCGGCGATCTGCTGAAGGGACCGGTCGTGACCATCGGCGCGCACGCCCCGATGCCCGACGTCATCGGCGTCACGTTCACCCACTTCGAGGGCGAGGAGCCCCGGGGACCGCAGTTCGAACTCAACAAGCTCGGCAGCGACGAGTTCCAGGCCCACGCCGAGTACGACGACGACTCCGCGACCCTCACCGCGGGCGCCCTGTCCGTCCGCGTGAGCCGCACAGGACCCTGGCACGTGGACTTCCTCGCCGACGGCCGCACCCTCACCGGCAGCGGCCCCAAGGGCATGGGCATCATGCGCGACGCGGGCAGCGGCGGCCACTACCTGCGCGAGCAGCTCAACCTCGGTGTCGGCACGCACGTCTTCGGGCTCGGCGAGCGCTTCGGGCCGCTGGTGAAGAACGGCCAGGTCGTCGACATGTGGAACGCCGACGGGGGCACGGCCACCGAACAGGCGTACAAGAACGTGCCGTTCTATCTGACGGACGCGGGGTACGGCGTCTTCGTCGACCATCCGGGGCGGGTGTCGTTCGAGGTCGGCTCGGAGGCGGTGTCGCGGGTCCAGTTCAGCGCCGAGACCCAGCAGCTGACGTACTACGTGATCTACGGGCCGACCCCGAAGGACATCATCCGCAAGTACACGGCCCTCACCGGCCGTCCGGCGCTGCCGCCCGCCTGGTCGTTCGGGCTGTGGCTGTCGACGTCCTTCACCACGTCGTACGACGAGGCGACCGTCAGCTCCTTCATCGACGGCATGCGGGAGCGCGAACTCCCGCTCTCCGTCTTCCACTTCGACTGTTTCTGGATGCGCGAGTTCAACTGGTGCGACTTCGAGTGGGATCCCCGGGTCTTCCCCGACCCGGAGGGGATGCTGGCCCGCCTCAAGGAGCGCGGGCTGCACATCAGCGTCTGGATCAACCCGTACATCGCGCAGCGCTCGCCGCTGTTCGCGGAGGGCAAGGCGCTCGGGCATCTGCTGAAGCGGCCGGACGGCAGTGTCTGGCAGTGGGACCTGTGGCAGCCGGGCATGGCGCTCGTCGACTTCACCTCACCGGCCGCCCGCGACTGGTACGCGTCGAAGCTGGAGGCGCTGCTCGCGCAGGGCGTCGACTGCTTCAAGACGGACTTCGGGGAGCGGGTCCCCCTCGATGTGGCGTACGCGGACGGCGGCGACCCCGAGCGGATGCACAACTACTACACGTACCTCTACAACCGGACCGTCTTCGACGTGCTGCGCAAGCACCGCGGGGAGGCCGAGGCGGTCGTCTTCGCACGCTCGGCGACGGCCGGTAGCCAGAAGTTCCCCGTGCACTGGGGCGGCGACTGCGAGGCCACGTACGAGTCGATGGCCGAGTCTCTGCGCGGCGGACTCTCCCTCGGGCTCTCCGGGTTCGGCTACTGGAGCCACGACATCGGCGGCTTCGAGGGCACCCCGACGCCCGCCCTCTTCAAACGCTGGCTCGCCTTCGGACTCCTCTCCTCGCACAGCCGCCTGCACGGCAGCTCCTCCTACCGCGTGCCGTGGCTCTTCGACGAGGAGTCCGTGGACGTCCTGCGCCTGTTCACCCGCCTGAAACTGCGCCTCATGCCCTACCTGTACGAGGCCGCCCGCACCGCGCACGCGGAAGGGGTGCCGATGATGCGCGCGATGGTCCTGGAGTTCCCGGACGATCCCGGGTGCGCGCATCTGGAGAGGCAGTACATGCTCGGCCCCGACCTGCTGGTCGCGCCGGTGTTCGCCGACGACGGGGCCGTGTCGTACTACGTGCCCGAGGGCACCTGGACGCACTTCCTGACCGGGCGGACGGTGACCGGGCCCCGCTGGGTGCGTGAGAAGCACGGCTTCTCCAGCGTGCCGCTCCTCGTCCGGCCCGGCGCGGTGATCCCGGTGGGCGCCGTCGAGGACCGCCCCGACTATCCGTACGCGGACGGCGTCACCCTGCACGCGTACGGGCTGGTGCGCGGCGCGCAGGTCACGGCGGTCGTGGACGGGGTGGCCTTCACCGTCGTACGGGAGGGGGACACGCTGCGGGCGTCGTCGAGTGACCCGAAGGCACCCTGGGCCCTCGCGGCGGGCGACCGGACCGCGCGGGCGGCGGCCGGAACCGGGTTCCTGTCCCTGGAGCTGGACCCGACGCCGGAGCTGGAGCCAGCCTCCGAGAACGGTCCGGACCGGGAGCGGGGCTGA
- a CDS encoding carbohydrate ABC transporter permease encodes MTALRRYPVLLALVIGALFMVLPFLIVTVNAVKSPAEYAANGPLSLPEGVYLDGLKDFWERVDFGQKLVNSVLISGSVALGAVVLSVLNAYAIGIGRVKGRTWVLAFFVLANMLPQEALVYPVYYLSKEAGLYDTRLSVIIVFTVIQAAFGTYLLSAVLTQFPREIIEAARIDGANKWQVLWRIVVPVSRPTIGVLLVFFFIWTWNEFLLPLVMLISNDNQTVSVALGVLQGQRLMDATMTNAAALLGVLPAIVFFLVFQRTLTRGIAVGAVK; translated from the coding sequence ATGACCGCCCTCCGCCGTTACCCCGTCCTCCTCGCCCTGGTCATCGGCGCCCTGTTCATGGTCCTGCCCTTCCTGATCGTCACGGTCAACGCGGTGAAGTCGCCCGCCGAGTACGCGGCGAACGGCCCGCTGAGCCTTCCCGAGGGCGTCTACCTCGACGGGCTGAAGGACTTCTGGGAGCGCGTCGACTTCGGGCAGAAGCTCGTCAACTCGGTGCTGATCAGCGGGTCGGTCGCCCTCGGCGCGGTCGTCCTGTCCGTCCTCAACGCGTACGCGATCGGCATCGGGCGGGTCAAGGGCCGCACCTGGGTGCTCGCCTTCTTCGTGCTGGCGAACATGCTGCCGCAGGAGGCGCTGGTCTACCCGGTCTACTACCTGAGCAAGGAAGCCGGCCTGTACGACACCCGGCTGAGCGTGATCATCGTCTTCACCGTGATCCAGGCCGCCTTCGGCACGTATCTGCTCTCCGCGGTCCTCACCCAGTTCCCGCGCGAGATCATCGAGGCCGCCCGGATCGACGGCGCGAACAAGTGGCAGGTGCTGTGGCGGATCGTGGTGCCCGTCAGCCGGCCCACCATCGGCGTGCTGCTGGTCTTCTTCTTCATCTGGACCTGGAACGAGTTCCTGCTCCCGCTCGTGATGCTGATCTCCAACGACAACCAGACCGTGTCGGTGGCGCTCGGCGTCCTCCAGGGCCAGCGCCTGATGGACGCCACGATGACGAACGCGGCCGCGCTCCTGGGCGTCCTGCCCGCCATCGTCTTCTTCCTCGTCTTCCAGCGGACGCTCACCCGCGGCATCGCCGTGGGTGCCGTCAAATGA
- a CDS encoding carbohydrate ABC transporter permease, giving the protein MTVTVEQGGRGSGGRGDKGRKGGGSGGVVEARHHSRSPRRPRDSYALFLLPGALAFFVIVVVPFLMNTGVSFTEWQGVGSPKWTGLANYRELMDDAEFWASFRHSLFMVVAMAVVPTALGLVLAAALFDYVGKHFGGRTAAVLRACFYLPQVLPIAVAGIVWSWILAPENGSLNELLKAVGLGGLQQDWLGDPDLALYSVMGVMVWVQLGFPLVIFMAGLQRVDPQLYEAAELDGAGWWRRFWHVTLPQIRPEIYVVLLWCTIAALKVFGAVYVLTKGGPGGATDVPSYFSFTTFFEKTQVGYGAAISTVLTVIVLVLAVVGLKLQTRAEDAEQGVVR; this is encoded by the coding sequence ATGACGGTCACCGTCGAACAGGGCGGCCGGGGCAGCGGGGGCAGGGGTGACAAGGGCCGGAAGGGCGGCGGGAGCGGTGGCGTCGTCGAAGCGCGTCACCACTCCAGGAGCCCCCGCCGCCCCCGCGACTCGTACGCCCTGTTCCTGCTCCCCGGAGCCCTCGCCTTCTTCGTGATCGTCGTCGTGCCCTTCCTGATGAACACGGGCGTGAGCTTCACCGAGTGGCAGGGCGTCGGCAGCCCGAAGTGGACCGGGCTCGCCAACTACCGGGAGCTGATGGACGACGCGGAGTTCTGGGCGTCGTTCCGGCACAGCCTCTTCATGGTCGTCGCGATGGCGGTCGTACCGACCGCCCTCGGGCTCGTCCTGGCCGCCGCCCTCTTCGACTACGTCGGCAAGCACTTCGGCGGCAGGACGGCCGCCGTGCTGCGGGCCTGTTTCTATCTGCCGCAGGTGCTGCCCATCGCGGTCGCCGGCATCGTGTGGAGCTGGATCCTCGCCCCGGAGAACGGCTCGCTGAACGAACTGCTGAAGGCGGTCGGCCTCGGGGGTCTCCAGCAGGACTGGCTCGGCGATCCCGACCTCGCGCTCTACAGCGTCATGGGCGTGATGGTCTGGGTGCAGCTCGGCTTCCCGCTCGTCATCTTCATGGCGGGCCTGCAACGCGTCGACCCGCAGTTGTACGAGGCCGCCGAGCTGGACGGCGCCGGCTGGTGGCGGCGGTTCTGGCACGTCACGCTGCCGCAGATCAGGCCCGAGATCTACGTCGTGCTGCTCTGGTGCACGATCGCCGCGCTCAAGGTGTTCGGCGCGGTGTACGTGCTCACCAAGGGCGGGCCCGGCGGGGCGACGGACGTGCCGTCGTACTTCTCGTTCACCACGTTCTTCGAGAAGACACAGGTCGGGTACGGCGCCGCGATCTCGACCGTGCTGACCGTGATCGTCCTGGTGCTCGCCGTGGTCGGCCTGAAGCTCCAGACCCGTGCCGAGGACGCCGAACAGGGAGTCGTGCGATGA
- a CDS encoding ABC transporter substrate-binding protein, translated as MLTARRRVMAAAAAVVSTTLLLASCGDSDSGSSDGKTLKLWHYESPDSAMAVAWNAAIKEFEKTHPGVKVKFEEKGFEQIQKTAPMVLNSNDAPDLMEYNKGNATAGHLSQQGLLTDLSTEVTKHGWDKKLSAGVRTTSQYDAKGVMGSGKWFGIPNYAEYTMVFYNKDLFKKYDIAEPKTFDELTAAMDTFVDKGVTPLANAGAEYVAQQYLYQLALSKADRAWVDSYELYKGEPDFHDAAWTYGAETFADWVKKGYISKKSTSTKAEDAGLSFMQGKSPILFSGSWWYGRFAAENKFDWGTFLWPDSNMTLGSGGNLWVVPKGAKNKELAYDFIDITMSKKIQNMLGNKGGVPVAADPAAITDPRAKGLIANFNTLSERDGLAFYPDWPAPGFYDVLVSETQKLITGSAKPDAYLDAVKAAYDKGVQDR; from the coding sequence ATGTTGACGGCACGAAGGCGAGTGATGGCGGCGGCAGCCGCGGTGGTGAGCACCACCCTGCTGCTGGCCTCCTGCGGTGACTCGGACAGCGGGTCCTCCGACGGGAAGACGCTGAAGCTGTGGCACTACGAAAGCCCCGACAGCGCGATGGCGGTGGCCTGGAACGCGGCCATCAAGGAGTTCGAGAAGACCCACCCGGGCGTCAAGGTGAAGTTCGAGGAGAAGGGCTTCGAGCAGATCCAGAAGACCGCCCCGATGGTCCTCAACTCCAATGACGCGCCCGACCTCATGGAGTACAACAAGGGCAACGCGACGGCCGGCCACCTCTCCCAGCAGGGCCTGCTCACCGACCTGTCGACGGAGGTCACGAAGCACGGCTGGGACAAGAAGCTCAGCGCCGGTGTGCGGACCACCAGCCAGTACGACGCCAAGGGCGTGATGGGTTCCGGCAAGTGGTTCGGGATCCCCAACTACGCCGAGTACACGATGGTGTTCTACAACAAGGACCTCTTCAAGAAGTACGACATCGCCGAGCCGAAGACGTTCGACGAACTGACCGCCGCCATGGACACGTTCGTCGACAAGGGCGTCACCCCGCTCGCCAACGCGGGCGCCGAGTACGTGGCCCAGCAGTACCTGTACCAACTGGCGCTGTCGAAGGCCGACCGCGCCTGGGTGGACTCGTACGAGCTCTACAAGGGCGAGCCGGACTTCCACGACGCCGCCTGGACGTACGGCGCCGAGACCTTCGCGGACTGGGTGAAGAAGGGCTACATCAGTAAGAAGTCGACCAGTACGAAGGCCGAGGACGCCGGGCTCTCGTTCATGCAGGGCAAGAGCCCGATCCTGTTCTCCGGCAGCTGGTGGTACGGCCGGTTCGCCGCGGAGAACAAGTTCGACTGGGGCACCTTCCTGTGGCCGGACTCGAACATGACCCTCGGCTCGGGCGGCAACCTGTGGGTGGTCCCCAAGGGCGCCAAGAACAAGGAACTGGCCTACGACTTCATCGACATCACCATGTCGAAGAAGATCCAGAACATGCTCGGCAACAAGGGCGGCGTCCCGGTGGCCGCCGATCCCGCCGCCATCACGGATCCTCGGGCCAAGGGGCTCATCGCCAACTTCAACACCCTCTCCGAGCGGGACGGTCTGGCGTTCTATCCCGACTGGCCGGCTCCCGGCTTCTACGACGTCCTCGTCTCCGAGACCCAGAAGCTGATCACGGGGAGCGCGAAGCCCGACGCCTACCTGGACGCGGTGAAGGCGGCGTACGACAAGGGCGTACAGGACCGATGA
- a CDS encoding MFS transporter has product MPPQPPRPATRPRPQERPTVFAVTADSLVVADFGPRRGPRTGGRKKPSRNPYRRLFDIPGTRAFTIGNLIARLPMGMFSVSAVIMIAGTRGSYALAGAVTATGLAATAVVAPWTARLVDRHGQARIAVPATAVAALGSVALLLCVRLGAPDWTLFAAYAATATTPNTGGMSRARWAHLLKGEPGRLHTANSFEQAADELCFMFGPVLAALLCGALFPEAGTLVAVVLLLTGVLVFSAQRSTEPPARGRTDAGSPSPLRAPGIPPLLAGFLATGAVFGSMEVVTIAFADAQGHRAAAGVVLALQAAGSCAAGLLYGALRPRAPVGRRYLLSVAAMVPLMCLPLVAATFGGGGLVVLGLALLLAGMATAPTMVTAMTLLQRRTPEGRLNEGMTLAVTGLLGGIACGSALGGWVVERGSPAAGYGVPVGAAVTALVIALTYRLPPFPAPLDSRPPVG; this is encoded by the coding sequence ATGCCGCCACAGCCCCCTCGCCCCGCCACCCGGCCACGCCCTCAGGAGCGCCCGACCGTCTTCGCCGTGACCGCCGACTCGCTGGTCGTGGCCGACTTCGGTCCACGGCGGGGGCCGCGGACGGGCGGCCGGAAGAAGCCCTCGCGCAATCCCTACCGCCGGCTCTTCGACATACCCGGCACCCGAGCGTTCACGATCGGGAATCTGATCGCCCGTCTCCCGATGGGGATGTTCAGCGTGAGCGCCGTGATCATGATCGCGGGGACGCGGGGCTCGTACGCGCTCGCGGGCGCCGTCACCGCCACCGGGCTGGCGGCGACGGCGGTCGTCGCGCCCTGGACCGCGCGTCTCGTCGACCGGCACGGCCAGGCCCGGATCGCCGTGCCCGCGACCGCGGTCGCCGCGCTCGGTTCCGTCGCGCTGCTGCTCTGCGTCCGCCTCGGGGCGCCCGACTGGACGCTGTTCGCCGCGTACGCGGCCACGGCGACCACGCCCAACACCGGAGGCATGTCCCGGGCGCGCTGGGCCCATCTCCTCAAGGGAGAACCGGGCCGGCTGCACACCGCGAACTCCTTCGAACAGGCCGCGGACGAGCTGTGCTTCATGTTCGGACCGGTGCTGGCCGCGCTTCTGTGCGGGGCGCTCTTCCCGGAGGCGGGCACCCTCGTCGCGGTCGTCCTGCTGCTGACCGGGGTGCTGGTGTTCAGCGCCCAGCGCTCGACGGAACCGCCCGCGCGGGGACGTACGGACGCCGGTTCCCCCTCCCCGCTCCGGGCGCCCGGAATCCCTCCGCTGCTGGCCGGTTTTCTCGCCACGGGCGCGGTGTTCGGGTCGATGGAGGTGGTGACGATCGCGTTCGCGGACGCACAGGGGCACCGGGCGGCGGCCGGGGTGGTCCTCGCGCTCCAGGCGGCCGGGTCGTGTGCGGCGGGGCTGCTCTACGGGGCGCTGAGGCCGAGGGCGCCTGTCGGGCGTCGGTACCTCCTGAGTGTCGCCGCGATGGTTCCTCTCATGTGCCTGCCGCTGGTGGCCGCCACGTTCGGGGGCGGCGGTCTGGTGGTGCTCGGTCTCGCGCTGCTGCTCGCCGGGATGGCGACGGCGCCGACGATGGTCACGGCCATGACGCTGCTCCAGCGGCGGACGCCCGAGGGGCGGCTGAACGAGGGGATGACGCTGGCGGTGACGGGGCTGTTGGGCGGGATCGCCTGCGGGTCCGCGCTCGGGGGGTGGGTGGTGGAGCGGGGGTCGCCTGCGGCGGGCTATGGGGTGCCGGTGGGGGCGGCCGTGACGGCGCTGGTGATCGCCCTCACGTACCGGCTTCCGCCGTTCCCCGCCCCCCTGGACAGCAGGCCTCCCGTCGGGTGA
- a CDS encoding LysR family transcriptional regulator yields the protein MPAHPAHLDPRLLRAFLAVAEDLHFTRAADRLYVAQQALSRDIRRLERELGAGLFVRTTRQVALTTDGERLLPYARRALEAQDELLAAFGRAGAERPLLVDVNSPGLVSGRVLALARELAPDCELMTRFESGLTGAAAELLAGRLDASFGRFAGLDPALRARLEQQPVRYEPMAVVLPEDHHLAALDAVPLAALAGERVYAGAGNPRTLEWTDLARQLFEGRGIEVASPAPLAVGTEEFRRIMAKTRTPVLAVVDFPAMPGSTLRPLVDPVPLSPVSLVWRKGLVHRGVEALRAAAARLAADEGWLERPSDGWIPATDALIMMSRI from the coding sequence ATGCCCGCCCACCCCGCCCATCTCGACCCCCGCCTGCTCCGCGCCTTCCTCGCCGTCGCCGAGGACCTGCACTTCACGCGCGCGGCCGACCGCCTGTACGTCGCCCAGCAGGCCCTGAGCCGCGACATCCGGCGCCTGGAGCGGGAACTGGGCGCCGGCCTCTTCGTACGCACCACCCGGCAGGTGGCGCTCACCACCGACGGCGAGCGGCTGCTGCCGTACGCGCGGCGGGCCCTGGAGGCGCAGGACGAGCTGCTCGCGGCCTTCGGGCGGGCCGGCGCCGAGCGCCCCCTGCTCGTGGACGTGAACAGTCCGGGCCTCGTCTCCGGGCGGGTCCTGGCCCTGGCCCGCGAACTCGCCCCCGACTGTGAACTGATGACCCGCTTCGAGAGCGGCCTCACCGGCGCCGCGGCCGAGCTGCTGGCCGGCCGGCTCGACGCGTCTTTCGGCCGGTTCGCGGGCCTGGACCCGGCGCTGCGTGCCCGCCTGGAGCAGCAGCCCGTACGGTACGAGCCGATGGCCGTCGTGCTGCCCGAGGACCACCACCTGGCCGCCCTGGACGCCGTACCGCTCGCCGCCCTGGCTGGGGAGCGGGTCTACGCGGGCGCCGGCAACCCCCGGACGCTTGAATGGACCGACCTGGCCCGTCAGCTTTTCGAGGGACGCGGGATCGAGGTCGCGTCACCCGCGCCGCTGGCCGTCGGCACCGAGGAGTTCCGAAGGATCATGGCCAAGACCCGGACACCTGTTCTGGCCGTGGTGGACTTTCCGGCCATGCCGGGTTCAACGCTTCGCCCCCTGGTCGACCCTGTCCCGTTGTCGCCGGTGTCTTTGGTGTGGCGGAAGGGTCTGGTGCATCGTGGAGTTGAAGCACTGAGGGCTGCGGCGGCACGACTCGCGGCGGACGAGGGATGGCTGGAGCGACCTTCCGATGGTTGGATTCCGGCCACAGATGCACTCATCATGATGAGTCGGATCTGA
- a CDS encoding glycosyltransferase, which produces MARRTSKRGAGRGAVRRRRLPMRYLLPSLILIALMAMLMLRGYVHSEILADHRIQPEAATDRVPEKILDGGPVIDTRGGRTASLSVPKHHLVLTFDDGPDPEWTPKVLDVLKKHNAHAVFFVTGTMASRYPDLVQRMVDEGHEVGLHTFNHPDLSFQSKSRIDWELSQNQLALAGAAGIRTSLFRPPYSSFADAMDDKSWPVTEYIGSRGYLTVVNNTDSEDWKKPGVDEIIRRATPKGGKGAIVLMHDSGGDRHQTVQALDRFLPQMQKQGYEFDNLTGALGAPSAHTQVTGLDLWKGKAWTWAVQFSEKMTDGLVVCLAVIGTLVITRFGLMLVLSIAHARRVRRKNFRWGPPVTEPVSVLVPAYNEAKCIEATVHSLVASEQPIEVVVIDDGSSDGTARIVENLRLPNVRVVRQLNAGKPAALNRGIANARHDLIVMMDGDTVFEPATVRELVQPFGDPSVGAVAGNAKVGNRDSLIGAWQHIEYVMGFNLDRRMYDMLRCMPTIPGAVGAFRRSALERVGGMSEDTLAEDTDITMAMHRDGWRVVYAENARAWTEAPESVQQLWSQRYRWSYGTMQAIWKHRKAVIERGPSGRFGRVGLPLISFFMVLAPLLAPLIDVFLLYGIVFGPTEKTIGAWLGVLAIQAICAAYAFRLDKERMTHLISLPLQQILYRQLMYVVLLQSWITALTGGRLRWQKLRRTGVVGSAPGAAAGPVPRQRAESGSGSNRRPVG; this is translated from the coding sequence ATGGCACGCCGCACCAGCAAGCGCGGCGCAGGTCGGGGCGCCGTCCGGCGCCGACGCCTGCCCATGCGCTACCTGCTGCCCTCGCTGATCCTGATCGCCCTGATGGCGATGCTGATGCTGCGCGGGTACGTACACAGCGAGATCCTCGCGGACCACCGCATCCAGCCCGAGGCCGCCACCGACCGCGTACCCGAGAAGATTCTCGACGGCGGTCCGGTCATCGACACCCGCGGCGGCCGCACGGCCAGCCTCAGCGTGCCGAAGCACCACCTCGTCCTCACCTTCGACGACGGCCCGGACCCCGAGTGGACCCCCAAGGTCCTCGACGTCCTGAAGAAGCACAACGCGCACGCGGTGTTCTTCGTCACCGGCACCATGGCCTCGCGCTACCCGGACCTCGTCCAGCGCATGGTCGACGAGGGCCACGAGGTCGGCCTGCACACCTTCAACCATCCCGACCTCTCCTTCCAGTCCAAGAGCCGCATCGACTGGGAGCTGTCGCAGAACCAGCTGGCGCTCGCGGGCGCGGCCGGCATCCGTACGTCGCTGTTCCGGCCGCCGTACTCCTCGTTCGCCGACGCCATGGACGACAAGTCGTGGCCGGTGACCGAGTACATAGGCAGCCGCGGCTACCTCACCGTCGTCAACAACACCGACAGCGAGGACTGGAAGAAGCCCGGCGTCGACGAGATCATCCGCCGCGCCACCCCCAAGGGCGGCAAGGGCGCCATCGTCCTCATGCACGACTCCGGCGGCGACCGCCACCAGACCGTCCAGGCGCTCGACCGCTTCCTGCCCCAGATGCAGAAGCAGGGCTACGAGTTCGACAACCTCACCGGTGCGCTCGGCGCCCCCAGCGCCCACACCCAGGTCACCGGACTCGACCTGTGGAAGGGCAAGGCCTGGACCTGGGCGGTGCAGTTCTCCGAGAAGATGACCGACGGCCTCGTCGTCTGCCTCGCCGTCATCGGCACGCTGGTCATCACCCGCTTCGGCCTGATGCTCGTCCTGTCCATCGCCCACGCCCGGCGGGTGCGCCGCAAGAACTTCCGCTGGGGGCCGCCGGTCACCGAACCGGTCTCGGTGCTGGTGCCCGCGTACAACGAGGCCAAGTGCATCGAGGCCACCGTGCATTCGCTGGTGGCGAGCGAACAGCCCATCGAGGTCGTCGTCATCGACGACGGTTCGAGCGACGGCACCGCCCGCATCGTGGAGAACCTGCGGCTGCCGAACGTACGCGTCGTGCGCCAGCTCAACGCGGGCAAGCCCGCCGCCCTCAACCGGGGCATAGCCAACGCCCGGCACGACCTCATCGTCATGATGGACGGCGACACCGTCTTCGAGCCGGCCACCGTGCGCGAACTGGTGCAGCCCTTCGGCGACCCGAGCGTGGGCGCCGTCGCGGGCAACGCGAAGGTCGGCAACCGCGACTCGCTCATCGGTGCCTGGCAGCACATCGAGTACGTGATGGGCTTCAACCTCGACCGCCGCATGTACGACATGCTGCGCTGCATGCCGACGATCCCGGGAGCCGTCGGAGCCTTCCGCCGCTCGGCCCTTGAGCGCGTCGGCGGCATGAGCGAGGACACCCTCGCCGAGGACACCGACATCACCATGGCGATGCACCGCGACGGCTGGCGCGTCGTCTACGCGGAGAACGCCCGCGCGTGGACCGAGGCCCCGGAGTCCGTCCAGCAGCTGTGGTCCCAGCGCTACCGCTGGTCGTACGGCACCATGCAGGCCATCTGGAAGCACCGCAAGGCGGTCATCGAACGGGGCCCCTCGGGCCGCTTCGGCCGCGTCGGCCTGCCCCTGATCTCCTTCTTCATGGTCCTGGCCCCGCTCCTGGCCCCCCTGATCGACGTCTTCCTGCTGTACGGGATCGTGTTCGGCCCCACCGAGAAGACGATCGGCGCCTGGCTGGGCGTCCTCGCCATCCAGGCGATCTGCGCCGCGTACGCCTTCAGGCTGGACAAGGAACGCATGACCCACCTCATCTCGCTGCCCCTGCAGCAGATCCTCTACCGCCAGCTCATGTACGTGGTCCTCCTCCAGTCCTGGATCACCGCCCTCACCGGCGGCCGGCTGCGCTGGCAGAAACTGCGGCGCACCGGCGTCGTGGGTTCGGCGCCGGGCGCGGCGGCCGGCCCGGTACCACGGCAGCGCGCGGAGAGCGGCAGCGGAAGCAATCGGAGGCCCGTCGGATGA